The segment GATTTTGCGGGAATCGCCTCGGTGTGGGATAAAAAACAACTTCAGCCTCTCCTCCGAACCTACTCGATTTTCCGGGAGGACAATTGGTGGGAGCGAATTACTTTTTATCGCAGACTGTCTCCTTTTTATGGTTTGTTGTCCGCTTTGGAAACCCATGATCGTGATCGTTGGAAACGAAGTTGGAAGAACCTCATGAAAGAATGGTTTAGCTAGAAGCCGATGAGAAAGTTGGGGACGGTGTTTACCCAAAGCCGCTTTTGCAAGGATGTCAAATTGATCCTTCCGAAGGTAAAACACATTGAATGTCACACATGAATGATTACAATCCAGTCGCCATGTCAGTTCAGCCCCTGTAGAGTGAATCACCATGCCACTATGAGGCCTTATGACAAAGTCAGTTAGGCTACCACAGTCAAAGGCCTCATGAACAGTGACACACTATCTATATTTGTAAAGGATCTGTTGTCGATGAAACGTGTGGATCTCATTATTAACCCCGCTGCCGGAAAAGGAGAGCCGGAAAAGTTTCTCCCTGAAATTACCCACAAGTTGAATCAGTATGTGGATCATGTCCGGGAGTATCGTACTGAAAAACCTGGAGACGGAGCGATTCGAGTCAAACAGATCGCCGGTGAGACAGATCTGGTAATCGCCATGGGAGGAGACGGAACTGTCCACGAACTGGCCAACGCCCTTTGTTCCTTGGAGGAACGCCCCCGATTTGCTATCTTGCCTGCCGGAACTTGCAATGATTTCTCCAGAGCGATTGGCATGAATCAAGACCTTGACAAGGCTCTGGAACAAATCCTGCAACAGCGGGAACAAAAAGTAGATGTCGGGTACAGCAGTCAAGGACGCTATTTCCTCAACTTTTGGGGCATCGGTCTGATTACGGAAATCTCATCGGAAATTGATCCTGATGACAAGGAACGTATCGGCCGTCTTGCTTACTATATCAGCGCCGCTCAGAAATGGTGGAATCCCACACCCTTTCATCTGGAGTTGAAGTCGAACTCGCTTCAGTATGAAGGTGAAGCCGCCATGCTGATTGTGGGAAATGGCTCCTATATCGGAGGGGTACAGGGCTTTTTCCCTCACAGCAAACTGGATGACGGTCAGCTGGATGTGCTGGCCTTAAAAGAAAACTCACTGGGGGGAGTGGCATCCATGTTGCTTTCCCATTTAACCCAGGAATGGCCCGAGCATGAAGATATTCTTTATTTCCAAGCGGATCAGTTGACCATCTCTGCAACACCGCATCAGAAAATCGACTGTGACGGAGAAAAGGGAGAGTATACCCCGGTGCGATTATCCTCTCTTCCCGGTCATCTCACTCTGTTAATGGGGGACCGGGAGAAGACAGAATAAACAACCTGACAGGGATTGCTGTTTCATTTCAAAATCAGGGGTTGTTACGATTCGTGTTGTTTTCTCCTACTCCTCCATACCAGAAAACCCTCTCGAAGCGCCATACAAAGTGTAATCCAGATGGTTCCGGCTATAAAGCCTGCTACGATGTCAGTAGGATAGTGAACACCCAAATAAATTCGACTCCAGCCAATCAAAAGAACCATGAGACATAACCCGGTACTGACTATCCCTTTGATCCAGGGGTGCAGGCCACTTTTTAGCACAAAATAAAGGAGTAGTCCGTAAAAAATAATGGATCCCGTGGAGTGACCACTGGGAAAGCTGTATCCAGAGGCATAAACCATAGGATTTTCATCGGGACGGACTCGTTCGTATGTATTTTTCAAAGCAGGAATCATCAGACTCGCTCCAACCATTCCCACTGTAACCAGAAGTAGATTTCCGTATTGTTTCCGATACAGCCAATAAAACGAGACCAACAGAGTTCCGATACTCAGCCACCAAACATCTCCGGCTTCCGTAATTCCCTTGACGAGCATGGTTAACACAGGGTGCATGAGTCTTTCCGTCCATTCGATCAACTTCTGATCAAACACAAAAACCTTCTGTTGCGAAATACCCTTCGCCAAAACCATAAACAGGTAGATCAATACAAGAAAAAAGAAACAAGCAACACTGAAAAATATCCTCCAGTCAGATGAATATTTCCTCAACCGTTGCAACCTCCTTGATCAAGTCCGTCAGTTTTACAAGATACCGTCAGAGTCCCCAATCCTGAAACTCGATCCACTTTTCATTCTCCTGATTTCACACCATCTTCCGGTTCACTCTTTTATCAAAGAACAGATTCTACAAGTGATACACATCAGATTATGGTAACAACCATAAAGGGGTTTCCGCAAAGAAGCCGCCATGGTTACGCGGATCAACCCGGCGGCTTTTTCTCCTTCTTCTTTTAAATGGGCTTCCATCCCTGTTCCCCTGAATTTCAATTATGCCCTTTCCTGACAAAGTCCAGCCTGTATAAGGTGATCCACTTGGTTAACCTTTCGAACTTCCCAGCCTTTGTCGGAGTCAAAAACCAGATGACTGATCCCGGTGTTGTCAATCCGGCCGTTTTCCGGTCCATATGTTCCCTGACTCACATTTTCCAATACAAGATGGATACTCCCGCCGTGGCTGACAATTGCAATTTGTTGACCCAGATGTTGCGTCGCCAGAGCGGTCAGTCTGTTCATCATTCGTTTGACGATGACCTCCGTTCTTTCAATGCCGAACTTCCCCCCATTCTTGAATAGGGTCTCCCATTCTGCCGGGTATTTTTCTTTCACTTCACTAACTACGACTCCCTCCCACTCCCCAAAATTGC is part of the Kroppenstedtia pulmonis genome and harbors:
- a CDS encoding phosphatase PAP2 family protein: MRKYSSDWRIFFSVACFFFLVLIYLFMVLAKGISQQKVFVFDQKLIEWTERLMHPVLTMLVKGITEAGDVWWLSIGTLLVSFYWLYRKQYGNLLLVTVGMVGASLMIPALKNTYERVRPDENPMVYASGYSFPSGHSTGSIIFYGLLLYFVLKSGLHPWIKGIVSTGLCLMVLLIGWSRIYLGVHYPTDIVAGFIAGTIWITLCMALREGFLVWRSRRKQHES
- a CDS encoding diacylglycerol/lipid kinase family protein encodes the protein MKRVDLIINPAAGKGEPEKFLPEITHKLNQYVDHVREYRTEKPGDGAIRVKQIAGETDLVIAMGGDGTVHELANALCSLEERPRFAILPAGTCNDFSRAIGMNQDLDKALEQILQQREQKVDVGYSSQGRYFLNFWGIGLITEISSEIDPDDKERIGRLAYYISAAQKWWNPTPFHLELKSNSLQYEGEAAMLIVGNGSYIGGVQGFFPHSKLDDGQLDVLALKENSLGGVASMLLSHLTQEWPEHEDILYFQADQLTISATPHQKIDCDGEKGEYTPVRLSSLPGHLTLLMGDREKTE
- a CDS encoding histidine phosphatase family protein; the protein is MKTDIYMIRHGETSWNRERRLQGHSDIPLSDKGKEQAEQLGIYMEDWKIESIYSSDLIRARQTAESIAYRKHLSVQTYSDLRERNFGEWEGVVVSEVKEKYPAEWETLFKNGGKFGIERTEVIVKRMMNRLTALATQHLGQQIAIVSHGGSIHLVLENVSQGTYGPENGRIDNTGISHLVFDSDKGWEVRKVNQVDHLIQAGLCQERA